In the genome of Planctomycetota bacterium, the window CTCACAGATGGATCGCGCGCGACACACTCTTTTGGATCGCATTCATCGAAAGCTCTACGACGCTTTCCCGATCTCGCGAACCTGAACCTGCTGAAGCAGACGCTGCGCAACTGCGGGGTCCAGGTGACCCGCCGACGCGGTGGCGGCGTTGGCGGCGCCGCAGGCTGAGGCGAACCGGCACGCCTCGGGCACGTCAACGTCCTCGCTCAACCCCGCCGCCAGGCCGGCCGCGAAGGCGTCGCCGCTACCGATCGGACTCACCGCCTCGACGTGCGGCGTGGAGATGTCCCAGAACCGCACGCGACCCTCCTGCTCGCCACACAGCGTCGACCCGTCTCGGCCGCGTGTGCAGACGACCCAGCTCGCCCCGCGCTGCCGAAGCTGGTCCATCGCCTCGTGCAGCGCTGACTGCGAATCGACCGGGCGGCCGACCGTATTCGACAGCTCGCGACGGTTCGGCTTCACCACCGTCGGCCCGGCCTCCAGCGCGACGCTGAGCGGCGCACGGCGCGCGTCGAGCACCACCGGCACGTCCGCACCCTTGGCCAGCATCACCGCACGCAGATACAGGTCCTCGTCAAGGCCCGGCGTCAGCTTGCCGGAGATGACGAGGACCGATGTCTGCTTGAGCAGCTCGCCCAGGCGATTGAGCATCTGCTCGCCGACGTCGCGATCGAGCGGTGCGGGCTCTTCGACGAGCTCGGTCGTTTCGCGGCGTCGGCGATCGACGACGGAAATGCACTGCCGCGTCGGCGG includes:
- a CDS encoding hexose kinase; protein product: MILCFGTSPTLQRTMIFDGGVVAGDVNRTTSVHDFASGKPMNAARVLRHIGRDVRLLVPLGGHRGQAYREDVATTGVALEAIDVAPPTRQCISVVDRRRRETTELVEEPAPLDRDVGEQMLNRLGELLKQTSVLVISGKLTPGLDEDLYLRAVMLAKGADVPVVLDARRAPLSVALEAGPTVVKPNRRELSNTVGRPVDSQSALHEAMDQLRQRGASWVVCTRGRDGSTLCGEQEGRVRFWDISTPHVEAVSPIGSGDAFAAGLAAGLSEDVDVPEACRFASACGAANAATASAGHLDPAVAQRLLQQVQVREIGKAS